The following nucleotide sequence is from Parus major isolate Abel chromosome 4, Parus_major1.1, whole genome shotgun sequence.
agcctggccgccctcagcctctccctgcGCGTGGCCGACGAGATGGACCTGAACCTGGGCCACGAGGTGGGCTACTGCGTGCCTCACGAGGACTGCTGCACCGCCGAAACCATCCTCAGGTAGCGGAGGGACGGCGGGGCCCGCGCTGGGAGCGCAGCGCCCTAATCCCACTGAGCTCCGCCTAATCCCTtaatccagcctggcctcgcTGGAAAGCAGCgcaggctgctgtggggagggggtgaGGCGTTCCCCCCCAGCCAGGGGTGCAGGCTGATGGGGTGGGGCCGTTGCAGGTTCTGCTCGGACGAGATGCTGCTGCGGGAGATGACGTCGGACCCGCTGCTGCGGCAGTACGGGGTGGTGGTGCTGGACGAGGTGCAGGAGCGCACGGTGCCCACGGACgcgctgctggggctgctcaaGGACGTGCTGCTCCAGCGCCCGGCCCTGCGGCTGGTGGTGGTCACCTCACCCGCCCTGGAGCCACGGCTGCGAGCCTTCTGCGGGGACCCCCCCGTGGTGCGGGTCCCGGGGCACGGatccctgccacagctgctctaCCGGGAGCCGCCAGCCCACGGGAGCGTGGCTGCTGCCTGTCAGGCCGTGCTGGACATCCACCGGCGCCAGGAGCCCGGCCATGTCCTTGTCTTCCTGGCCAGCGAGCAGGTGGGCTGATGGGGGAGGTTTGGGGTGTCCCTCTCAGTGGGGAGCTCAAGGGATGACGGGGGCAGCTGGGGTTAAACTGGGGGAACTGGGCCTCCTTTGCAGCGGGAGGTGGGCACAGGGTGCGGTGCCGCGCTCTGACCTGGGAATGGGGACGCTGCGGGTGTCAGCAGGTGTCACCTGTGCCCCCTCGTCCCTGCCCAGGAGATCTCCGAGTGCTGcgctgccatccagagggagGCCACGGCGCTGAGCCCGGAGCTGGGCCCGCTGCTGGTGCTGCCGCTGCACcccgggctgggccgggccgtGCAGCGACTCTACGAGACCCCCGAGGAGAGCCGGGAGCGGCGTGTCATCGTCACCCACTGGCTCGGGGACTCGTCCTTCTCACTGGGCACCGTGCGCTTCATCATCGACTCAGGGCTGGAGCTGCGCAGCGTGAGTGGGACGGGATGGGTGGGATGCCCTGGGGGGCAGTGGGATCCTCCCTGCCGTGATGAtccaggctgggaggaggggTCCGGCCCGGGGAGGTGGCAGGGATGCCCCGCAGTGTCCCACTCGCAGCCTCCCGCAGGTGTACAACCCCCGAATCCGCGCCGAGTCCCAGGTGCTGCGGCCCATCAGCCGGAGCCAGGCCGAGTCCCGCATGCAGCGAGCCGCTGGCAGCCCCCCAGGTGAGACCCCAGGTGAGACCCCAGGTGAGAcccctgctcctgcatcccccACTCAGGACTGCCGGCAGCCCCTGGCCCAGCACCTGTCCCCACCTGCTTGTGCCACTGCCCTGTCCCACCTCATGGCCTCTCTCCTGACTCAGGACAGAGTTTTCCAGCTAGCTCAAATAtagattttcttctctctccagcCCAAGGCCAGGAGGGGTCTTGACCAGAGCTGCTGTCTAGGTTTAGATCAGGATTTGAGCAGGCCAATTCCCTCTGAGCACAAGACTATCAACTGAGTAAAGAAGCCAAAAGGGCCGACTCTTCTGGGTTATATTTCACAGTTTATTCTTGCAAAGGGAACACCAGGAAAAGACAAAGGATTTGGGGGCCTGGGCTGCTCTTCTTTTAACAGGACTTCTTTGGAGGGTAGGAGTTTCATAAAGAACCAGTTATTCTTCACAGCTAACAAActtacaaactttctacaaatcagGGTTAAACAAAAtaagataagaaataacagacatGGACTCCTACAAATGCTAGACAGTCAGGAATAGATCTTCAAAGGTGTGGGAGGGAACTCACAGGGGGAACTTGGAAATGtggggggagaggaggggggcAAGAGGAAAAAGCTGAGGGAGGGGGGGTACATCCCAAGCCGATCGCTACAAAAATAAACCGAAGTTCCTAACACTAGTAACTACTAACACCCCTTATCACAACACTCTCCTGCAGGCACCTGCCTGCGCCTCTACTCGGAGGCCTTTGAGCAGCGcctgccccccagccctgcgCCCCACGTCAGCGAGACCAGCCTGAGCCGCCtcgtgctgctgctgaagcGCCTGGACATCGCCGACATGGGCCAGTGTGACTTCCTTGACCGCCCAGGTAGGGTCCACGAGGGCTGGGCATGgtgtgaggggctggagcagagggtcACGGTGGCACAGCTGTGACTGTGACCATCACTGTGGCCCTGGGTTGCctctggagagggactgggggcCTGGCAGGTGCAGGACGGTGTGGGAAAAGCTGTCTGATGTCCCACCGCAGCCCCCGAATCACTGATGCAAGCGCTGGAGGACCTGGACTACCTGGCAGCCCTGGATGATGACGGGAACCTGTCGGAGGTGGGGATCATCATGTCGGAGTTCCCGCTGGACCCGCAGCTGGCCAAGGCCCTCATCGCCTCCTGCGAGTTCGACTGCGTGGAGGAGATGGTCAGCCTGGCTGCCATGCTCACAGGTACCGTGTGTGGGGCATGGGGTGGcccccaggagccagcagtgccagggaggtgctgggggcaCGCAGTGAccccccctgcccacccccagcagcatccccctGCTTCGTGCCCCTGTCCACACACCTGGAGGAGGCCGTGGCCCTGCGCCGGCGGGCACTGCTGCACCCCAGCGGGGACCACTTCACCCTCATCAACATCTTCAATGCCTTCCAGCAGCGTGAGTGTGGGCCTGCACCCCTGTGGGCATCCCACAGAGCCCTTTGTGTCCCCTGgatcccctgctcctcctggtgTTCCACACCCCCTCACGTGTCCTGGAGCTACATTCCTGACCCgctcccagtgcccagcctggctgggagaggATCTGGGGGGTCCCAGCTCTAGCCTGGGGGCTGTGCCCTCTGCTCAGTCCCTGTCACCACTGTGGAAGGGGTCACaggcagggggagcagcagtgcttcCGTGGTCTCCAAGCCCCCAGCCCAGCGGGCTCTCTGCTcacctctccccatccccacagcgCCACTGTCCTGTCCCCgctgtgccagccctgtccccacatctctgtccctgctgcagatgCAGGGGACGAGGGCTGGTGCCGGAAGCACGGGGTGTGCGCCGAGGCTCTGCGCCTGGCGGGCACCGTGCGCGCCGAGCTGCTCGAGGTCATGCGCCGCATCGAGCTCCCGGTCTCGCCACCCGCCTTTGGCTCCGACGCCAACGCCCTCAACATCCAGCGGGCCCTCATCTCCGGGTACTTCCTCAAGGTGGGCCCAGGGGGCTGCGGGGAGCTGTGGGGAAGCTGTGGGGGTGCAGCAACCACCTCATTCCCTCCCGCTCCCTCCCAGGTCGCCCGAGACATTGACGGCTCCGGCAACTACGTGATGCTGACGCACAAGCACGTGGCGCACCTGGCCCCCGCCTGCGGGTACCTGCTGCGGCCACCCCCGCGCCGCCTGCCCCCCTGGGTGCTCTACCACGAGTTCACCATCTCTCAGGACAACTGCCTGCGCGTGGTCTCGGAGATCCAGCCCCAAATGTGAGGGGACGGGGAGGGACAGGTCCTTACTGGGGGGTTCCTGTAGCTGGCTGAccccagcctgtcctcacaggCTGGTGGAGTTGGCCCCGCAGTACTACCTGAGCAACCTGCCGCCCAGCGAGGGCCGGGACCTGCTGATGGAGCTGCGGGAGAAGGTGGTGGCAGCGGAGGACGCGCCGGCAGAGCCGGAGCTGGCAGAGGCGGCCGGAGGCGAGAATGAGCAGGGGGACGTCTGCGTCCTGCAGTGAAGCGGAGCAGCGGAGCCCCGCGGTGGGGCTGCCTGCGCTTGGCCATGGCCCCGGGGGACAGGGGAGCCCCGGGGAGGCCCCAGGGGGGGCCGTGCGGCTGCAGGGGCTGTCCCAGGTCCCAGGGAGGCGCGGGCACTGCCTGGCACTGCCTCGGTGCTGCGCCGCGGTTCAGTCGTGGGCCAGCGGCCGTGGGACCGCCCCGGCACCTCGGAGCGTGGATTGGGGAGCGCTGGCCCCGGCCGGGGGAGTCATGTGGGCCCTCCCCACTGGGCTCCTTCACCCTGTCTTTCCCGGGGGTGCTGCGGGGCCGGAGGCATCGCCTGTCCCGCTCCCCCTGCGCCCGGGGCCGAGGGGCCACGCACGGGTCCCTCCTCTATAAAGTTTTGTGACCTTTGCTCCTGGTTTGGTGTCCATGACTGCAGCGAGGGCTCCAGCCAGGGTGGGGTCCCTCCTGCAGAGGGTGGGCTGGCCGGGgtgggctctgtccctgctcctcccctctcccagggaTGGTTTCCATCTGTGAGGCCTCGCTCCCCTCCCACCCTTGTTTCGGGTGCCAGGCTGGGGTCTCAGCCGTGCTGAGGCACTGAGGGCATCCCTGGCCTTTGCATCAGGATTTCCCCTCGGTGGTTGTGGTTCTTCTCCAGAAGCCAAGGGGAAGCTGCGGTTGGCGAGGTGGGGGCGAGCTGTCCCCTGAACCTGCTGCCAGCGCCTGCTTCCCCCAGACCGGGCAGGGCACGGGTGCACCCCCAGGCAAAGCACCCCATCGGGGTCCCCTACACTGCTAGAGCcaagagctgagctgctgcacaggggcctgggggtcctggctccccctccccaccccacagcccacGCACAGGGGCTTGGCTGTGCTCAGGGAGGGGCCCGGAGGTCCCACTGCCCCGTGCTGGCCACAGTGCCTCAAAAGGTGAGAGCTGGGCTCCCCCAGCCTCCCACAGCCCCCACTTCCCCTTTGCTTTCTAGGAACTGCAGAAAGTACGTGAAAGGGTACAGTGCTCCCGTCCCCAGGGTGGGGTCTTCTACATGCCCTCGACATGGGCTGGCACCAGTGGGGTGGCAAAGGGGCAGCTGCTGACCGGGGTGATCTCTGTCCCTACATCTCTGCACAGGATCCCATGGGAcacagaggggagggaagggtgAGACAACCTGTGCCGGGCTGGGGGCATCACCCTGAGCCTCTGTGGGAACCCGTCCCTCTCCTTGGGGACCCACGGCAGCACATCCAGAGGggcccagccctgagctgccccTCTCCAGACCCCCGGCACAGGTGCTGATAGACCTCACTGgtccccctgccctgcagcagggcacTGTGCAGACCCTCAGGTGGGGCAGGACccctctgggagagctgggaccACCCAGAACCCCCCACACCATCCCaggtgcccagctctgcccctcccACCAGGGCGTCCGGTGCCCCCCAGCCCGGGAAGTACCAGTGGTGAgtcccagggctgggtgggTGGGGAGTGGGGGGACGAGCGTGGGTCCCATTCTCCAGTTCTGAGAATTGtgatgctgctgtggctgcacctTGGGGCAGCCCCACGGAGTCCAGCCCAGTATAAgaccacagcccccagccctgctgagcccacCAGAGACACACGCAGAGGTAGGCACAGAGCGGGAGGGTTGGGAGGGTCTCGGGGGGGatcctgctcccagggctgggggctctgccctggctggctCCCTCTCCTGGGTTAtgtccagctggagctgcccttcCCCTCCCGCTCCCTTCGCagatgctggtgctggtgggacTGGTGCTGTTCCTTGTGCCTGCAGAACCCCTGACTGCCTTCCCCCCGAAGTGTgagtgctgctcctggggcacAGGGGAGGCCTTGGAGGGGGGacaggggcagctgcagggactgCAGAGGGTGTGGGGGGCATCCCAAACCCACATCCCTGTGATAGGGGTtaggacagctctgctgggattaGAGGATGGGCATGAGGGTGATGTGTGGTGGGTATGGGGTGAGGGAGCGAGGGGACAGATGCAgagtgcaggagcagggtgaggaCCGTGGGACAGGGTGGTTGTGAGGCCAAGGGGCACCCAGCCCCATGGTGGTTTGGGGGACAATCTGCCCCCCACCACCGCCCATCTCTGACCACAGGCTCTGCCTCTCACCTCCAGTCCAGGTGGGGAAACTCAACCAGGACGTGGTGGTGCAATGTGACACTTCAGAGCAGCACATCTACTGGACACTGAACGGCGAGGAGGAGCCCATGGCCGAACTGGTGCCTGAGGGCCAGAACCTCACCATCCTCGGCTTGGACCTGCCAGCCACTGGCAACtacagctgctgggctggcccCGTCCTGCTGGACACCACCTACGTGGTGGTCAGCGGCACCCGTACGGAGGGGCACggctggggcagccaggggTGATGGGGTGCAGGGGGTGCAGAGCTGAGGACCAGGAGATTCTCGTGCCcagcctgtggggctgtggggctgtggggttGTAGGGAGTGCTATGCAGGGAGGGGGCACCGCTCCTGGTCTCATGCAGCCCCTGACCAGCCACCCCTCGGCCCTCTCAGGTGAGGAGAAGATCAATGTGTCCTGCCAGGCTGAGTCCTACAACGGCTCCTTCCACTGCTCCTGGCCTGGGCCTCCCTCTGCCATCTTCCGAGCTCGCCTCACACGCAGGTGGGTGCCCCAGGACCCCCCAAACCCACGCCAGCACCACAGACCCTGAGACGTGCTCacacctccctccccacagcGATGGCTCCGTGGGGCCATGGGTACCGGTGGCCAGTGACCATGGCCAGTTCAACACCAGCCTTGCTGACCCCTGGTTCTGCCCCTTTGGGGAGGAGCTGCACCCGCTCCAGCTGCACCTGGAGGGGCTCTCGGACACCTCCTACCTCAACCTCTCCAGGCACTTCTTCCTTCGCGACATTGGTGAGCTCAGGGCAGGAGAAGTGGGGTGGGGGGGTCTCTGGGGGGTCTCAGCCGCTGTTCTGAGCCCCCTCTGTCCACAGTGCGTCCTGATCCACCCCAggagctgagcctgcagcagcgggggcagcagctccacctGGCCTGGGCCCCCCCAGCCTCCTGGCCGCTCCCCAAGTCCTACTTTGCTCTGCTCTACCATCTACAGTATGAGCTCCACAACGGCACCCAGGTAACGGGGAGGGGTCTCTGCCCGGGGGGACCCTGCACAGGtctgtgcccaccctgccctgtgcccaccctgccccGTCTGGGCATCCACGGCCCCTCCtcactctgctgcttccctttttGGGGTGATGAATTGTCTCCCCTGCTCCCCCCGGTGCTGCAGGGGTCAGGGGGTGCTGGTGCCTCCTCCCCGAGGGTGTCCCTGTACCGTGCCCTGCCCCCTTTGCAGGTTGAGCAGTTCGTGGAGGGTGTGGAGGAGACTCCGGTGCAGGAGGGGGCACGACGGGTGCGAATCAGCTGCCGGGATCCCTACAcacccccagcctggagccccTGGAGTGCCTGGATGGGCCTCGATGTGCCCCATTAACAGAGGCTTTGAGAGTGCTGTCCCCAAGAACGGGCACCTCCTTTCCGCAGAACCCCCATCCCTTTACAGCTCAGAAAAGGATTTTTGCCCCTATTAAAACTCTGGGATTGGTTTTGCCACCACAAACCCTGGTCTGTGTGGGAAGGGAGGTGCTGAAACCCCAGAGCTTTCCAAGGGCACAAGTCTCAGCCCTGGGGTCCATCTGCACGGCTGGGAGAGGCTCCACCCGTGCTCCAGCCCAGATCGGGGGGACAGGTGGCATAGAGGGTCCCCACAGCCCTGTCCAGCTACACATGGACTCCCTGAACTCCCCCGATCCTCAAAAacccctcccagctctgcctcctttCTGGGGACTGCGGTGGGACAGCGTCCCCACATACAGAGCAAGTCCTGGGGGCAACACCCCGTCCCCACATCCCGGGGAGCAGGATCCCATCCTGACCCCCAAAGTGCCGGTGACAGTGTGGGAACAGGAACCACCCATCACCCCCGAAGCTGTGGCCCCACAAtgtgtcccctcagtgtccctgtGCAGTGAGGGGTGCACCAGGCAGGAAGGAACCCACACTCCTCCATGAGCCGTTCCCCACCGAGCCCCCCGCACCCCACCACGGACCCCTGGAGCGCAGCCGGGGGTGCCGCCCACCCCCCTCCAGACGGGCTCCGGGTGATGCCACGGGGCTTTATTGAGGTGCTTCCGCACGGGTCTGGGCCGGGACCCCCACCCCGGAGAGGCTGGTGAGTGTGTGTCCCCACGGGCGCTGCcctcccgggggtcccggggcaGGCGGGCACGCACAAGTCCGGGAGACCCGTGGAACGGGGGGATAGAAGGACCGGGGCTCCGTGAGTCCACAGAGGTCCAGAGGGTCCCAGGGAACCGTGTCGGGGGTCTGGGGTCCGGCAGAGGAACCGGGGTCCGGTGGTGGGGCTGAGGATCCGGTCCCGGCGGTCCAGTGGTACCGGCAGGGCCGGGCTCCGGTGGTGGGACCGGGGCTCCGGGGGTCCGGTCACGGCGGGGCCAGGCCGCCCAGGCGCAGCTCCTCgctctccagcatctccctggaAAAAATGGGCCGGGCTAAGCCCCTCGCCTCCCGTGCCCCCCGCGCCCCCCTCGCGTACCGGTACGCGGCGATCTCCGCCTCCAGCGCCATCCgcagcctcagcagtgccgGGTACTCCCGCAGGCACCGGGCCATCTCCGCCTCCGCCGCCCCGATCTCCCGCTCCAGCTCCGCCACCCGCTCCTGAGCCGGGCCGTCAGCAGCGCGGGGGCCGCGGGGcgacccccgggacccccgcaCACANNNNNNNNNNNNNNNNNNNNNNNNNNNNNNNNNNNNNNNNNNNNNNNNNNNNNNNNNNNNNNNNNNNNNNNNNNNNNNNNNNNNNNNNNNNNNNNNNNNNNNNNNNNNNNNNNNNNNNNNNNNNNNNNNNNNNNNNNNNNNNNNNNNNNNNNNNNNNNNNNNNNNNNNNNNNNNNNNNNNNNNNNNNNNNNNNNNNNNNNNNNNNNNNNNNNNNNNNNNNNNNNNNNNNNNNNNNNNNNNNNNNNNNNNNNNNNNNNNNNNNNNNNNNNNNNNNNNNNNNNNNNNNNNNNNNNNNNNNNNNNNNNNNNNNNNNNNNNNNNNNNNNNNNNNNNNNNNNNNNNNNNNNNNNNNNNNNNNNNNNNNNNNNNNNNNNNNNNNNNNNNNNNNNNNNNNNNNNNNNNNNNNNNNNNNNNNNNNNNNNNNNNNNNNNNNNNNNNNNNNNNNNNNNNNNNNNNNNNNNNNNNNNNNNNNNNNNNNNNNNNNNNNNNNNNNNNNNNNNNNNNNNNNNNNNNNNNNNNNNNNNNNNNNNNNNNNNNNNNNNNNNNNNNNNNNNNNNNNNNNNNNNNNNNNNNNNNNNNNNNNNNNNNNNNNNNNNNNNNNNNNNNNNNNNNNNNNNNNNNNNNNNNNNNNNNNNNNNNNNNNNNNNNNNNNNNNNNNNNNNNNNNNCCCCGCTCCGCCGGTCCCGCAGCCCCTCCAGCTGCCGGTGTAACGCGCCCACCGCCCCCCGCAACGCCTCCACCTCGGCGGCTCGGGCTCGCAGCAGCCTCCGGTAACCGGCGGCCTCAGCACGGGCACGAAGCACCGCCTCGCCGCCGCCCCACCGGCACCGGGGCCGGCCCTCGGCCGCACTCATCCCGGTGGTAATGCGGTTCCACCCCTCCGCGTCACGGAACCGCAGCCAATCCCGCCGGTACCGGGTGTCCGACTCCTCCCGGTAGCAATAGAGAGGGGGAGCCGGCAGAAGCCTGTCCCCCAAAAGTGGGGTGAGGGGCTGCGGTATTGCGGATAGCGGCGGGGTGGGGGGCAAGGTCGAGTTCAGGGTCAAGGCCACCGCTGTTGCCCCCCCGCATCCCCTTCATTCCCTCCATCATCATCAGCAGGGGCTGGAGTCGGGCTGGATGGTCCCGGCGGGGGGAATCCCCACTTAGGGGGTCACTGGGGAGGGGGTGCAGAGATTTGCCAGAAGAAGGGGGATTCAGCCCCTCCACACCCCACGAGTGTCCTGTGGGTCACACCAAGGCTCGGTCTGTGGGAGGTGATGGCAGTCCCGGGGGAGTCAGGGACTGGTGCAATCCGTCAGCACGGGGGGCACCCCGAGAGTCCACGGCGGGGGGCTGCAAGGACATGTCCAGGCTCAGGGAGCTGACAGAGCAGTGGGTGGGGGGCCGGGGGCCCAGACCATCAGTCTGTCCCACCACGGGGTGAGGCCGGGGTGGCCAAGTCCTTCATCCAGCCTGGAGGGCACAGATGGAAGCCGGAGGTGGCAAACTCCGACCGGAATAAGGCAAGTGGTGCGGGCGGTGCAGACCCGGCTGTCAGCACCAGCACCAGGAATGGGAGGTCCACGCCCCACCCTGCTCCAGGTGGGCTGGAGGCTGTGGGGTCTAAATGGAGCCAGTGTGACCCACGGAGGTGCTGGTGGGGGAGGCTGCAGAACCCTGCCAGGTGTGGGGGCCCATCCCTGGGCTCCCAGGggtgcaggcagggagctgcaggtgtcCGTGGGGTGTAGAGACCCAGCCGTTGGCTCTCACGGGTCTGAGCAGGGAGCTACAGACATCCATGGGGTGCTGgggcccagccctgggctcctgggGGTCAGACAGGGGGCTGCAGAGGTCCATAGGGCATGGgggccctgctctgggctcctgggGGTCCACGCAGGGGGCTACAcccagcagtgctccaggtggggtTTGGTGAAGCTTTGAGTCCAACCACAGGGGCACGGCCTCCCTCCTGGGTGGTCCTGGGGGgctccccatggcagggagggggCTGCCAGTGGGGAGCTCCCAGGAagctgcagccccttccctgccatGGTCCAGGCTCAGAGCCCAGCGGGCTCCCACTGCCACCTCCAGGCACGTCAGCAGCACCCAAGGCCCTCACACCACAGAGGCCACCCCCGAGACCGACGTCACCTTGTTGTCCTCGGCCCAGGGCTGGAGGTTTTGCAGGGCGTAGAGCGAGGAGTTGTGCATGCAGAGCGGGTCCTGCGGCAGCGGCTGCGCCAGGCTCTTCTGGAaagcctcctgctgcaggtgcagcatCAGCCTGTTGGCCTGCTGCCGCTCCGCCTCGCGCTCCTCCGCCGTCTGACGCCTGCAGACACCCACCACTGGCTCAGAccacagctggcactgccccaCAGCACCATCCCTTGTCCCCTTATCGCCGCCGTGTGCCACTGTGACACATCCCACAACACCACACCTCACCCAGCAGTGCACAAGGGAGGCCACGGTGATGGGCAGCtcatcccatccatccccagtccatccctgtcccatcctcTCCCGGGGGCTCGCTGCTGGAGGGATGTGGGGTTTGGGGCTATCAGGGTGGCTGCCAGAGGGACGTGAGCATGGCCGTTGTGGCGGCTACCCCGGAGCCGTCCCTGTTACCTCCACTTGGTGCGGCGGTTCTGGAACCAGGTCTTGACCTGGGCGTCCGTCATCTTGAGGGCCTTGGCCAGGGTGGCACGCTCGGCCGAGGCCAGGTATTTCTGCCGGTGGAAGCGCTTCTCCAGCTCGCAGATCTGCACCCGGGAGAAGGATGTCCGCGGCTTCTTGCGCTTGGGCGGCGTCCGGTTCTGGTACGGGTGCCCGATGCGCCGCGTGACCGCGAAGGGCGACAGCGCGGCTGTGGGGACAGCGGGGTGAGGGGGTGAGGGGTGACNNNNNNNNNNNNNNNNNNNNNNNNNNNNNNNNNNNNNNNNNNNNNNNNNNNNNNNNNNNNNNNNNNNNNNNNNNNNNNNNNNNNNNNNNNNNNNNNNNNNNNNNNNNNNNNNNNNNNNNNNNNNNNNNNNNNNNNNNNNNNNNNNNNNNNNNNNNNNNNNNNCACAAAGGGATGGGGTGTTCCAGAGGGGCACATGGGGAGCTCCAGGGGGACACATGGGGAGCTCCAGGGGAGCCACCGGAGATGCCAGGGAGAGTAGGGGAGGGGGACACTCAGGGTCATCCCCACCTACTCTCCCACCTCAGAGACAGGAGGGCAGCTCAAGACATGGCATGAAGGAAGACCCGTCCCCTCTCCTACCCCACGGCACAATTGCTCCCCCGGCCCGGTGGTCAGCGCTGGAATGTCGGGGTGGTTGGGCTGGCCCGTTCACAGGACTGATACAGAACGGGCTGCACAAACCCACCCTCCCCTCACACCGAGCCCTGCCGCAGCCCCCGAGAAGCCTCTGCAGCgctgcaggggctgcccagccctgccagagaGGAGATGGGACCACAAAAGCTGTTGGGAGGCAGTGTCTCTTTCCATGTGCCAGCAATGccagaggctggggaaggggatgtccctgcccagctgaggtgTGAgccagccctggtgaggccagCCTGCCACGTCCCAGCCCCAGAAGCTGCCGGAACAtcagagcagcaaagcagcagggaggaaagcagaggcTTGGCAGGGTCAACCCCCAACGCCTGCACCCCTCCTGCTCTGGCATCAACCTCGGCCAAGCCATGACCTTACATCACCATGGCGCCATGGCACCACAGCCATCACCAGGGCCAGCGCCGCGTGGGCAGGGCTGCACATGGCCAGGACCACTGGTGGCCACGGGACCCCAAGCCCCCATGGCACAGGGGTGTGGGGCACAGcccacagcaccccagggaCCCTCTGGCGCCCATAGACCCCACCTCCCACCCGCGCCCAGGAGGCCGCCGGCGGGGGCGGACACGGTTGACGCAGGTGGAGCCATGCAGTCAGGGGGGACGGAGGCCCCCCGTGCCCCCTCCCCACACGGGGCGGCCCCTCACCGGGACCAGATGCCTCCTGCCCGCAGCCCACCCCAAGGCCAGCGGTGCTGAGTGATGGCTGCGAGACCCCGTGCCAGGGAGGGGCTGCCCCATCCACCCAACGCTGGCGCCAGGCAGGAGACGAGGACGTCACCCGCCACCCCTGCGCGGGGACGGTGCTTCGTCACCGCTGCCATGGCGGGGTGGGCCGGGAGGCGAACGCGGTTCTGCTGGCGTCCGGGCGGGACCCCCGCAGTCCCCAGCCTCCCGCCCCACACTGCCCCATTGCCCACATGGCCGGCACTCGGCCCCCGGCCCCTCATGGCCTCCAGCCTCGTCCCCGCCTGCGGCCACACACTGTGGACGTGGCAGTGCCGCCATCTTGGGcgggagcagagctgagccgGGCCGGGGGTCCCCAGCACCCACACAC
It contains:
- the TLX2 gene encoding T-cell leukemia homeobox protein 2, translated to MEREGGGPGPPAPHEPISFGIDQILGGPEPTGPHRAAAEPDYGLYGSGYGPTGPLGSYNLNMSMNVSVNVTPAPAAPPAGVIRVPAHRPAPAPAPAAPPPGPALPGLTFPWMETTRRIAKDRLSAALSPFAVTRRIGHPYQNRTPPKRKKPRTSFSRVQICELEKRFHRQKYLASAERATLAKALKMTDAQVKTWFQNRRTKWRRQTAEEREAERQQANRLMLHLQQEAFQKSLAQPLPQDPLCMHNSSLYALQNLQPWAEDNKVTSVSGVASVV